One region of Acidobacteriota bacterium genomic DNA includes:
- a CDS encoding cation diffusion facilitator family transporter, which translates to MNRISLKRYAYLSIVTAIATILLKSLAYWVTGSIGLLSDALESIVNLVGALMALAMLTIAARPPDEEHPYGYSKAEYFSSGVEGGLILIAAVSIGIAAVERLIMPKEIEQTGIGIIISIFASIINFAVARILLNVGREANSITLEADAHHLLTDVWTSAGVILGVGLVTLTGWKRLDPIIAIAVAVNIVWTGFQLVRRSTLGLMDRALPVAERDAIQAIFDKYKQQGIDFHALRSRQAGARKFLTVHVLVPGRWSVKKGHDLVEQIEEEIRKVLVDVTITTHLEPIEDPVSFNDMELDRLENEV; encoded by the coding sequence ATGAACCGAATCTCTCTCAAACGTTATGCCTATCTATCAATCGTCACCGCTATAGCCACCATCCTTTTGAAATCGCTGGCTTATTGGGTAACCGGTTCCATCGGATTGCTTTCGGATGCCCTTGAATCCATCGTCAATCTGGTTGGCGCACTGATGGCGCTGGCGATGCTCACCATTGCTGCGCGACCGCCCGATGAAGAACATCCTTACGGTTACAGCAAAGCCGAATATTTTTCGAGCGGCGTCGAAGGCGGCTTGATTTTGATTGCGGCGGTGAGCATCGGTATTGCTGCGGTTGAACGGTTGATTATGCCGAAAGAAATCGAACAAACCGGCATCGGCATCATCATCTCAATCTTTGCTTCGATCATTAATTTCGCAGTGGCGAGGATTTTGTTAAATGTCGGACGCGAAGCCAATTCGATTACCCTCGAAGCCGACGCCCATCACTTGCTCACCGATGTCTGGACTTCAGCGGGGGTGATCTTAGGAGTCGGATTAGTTACCCTCACCGGATGGAAACGACTAGACCCGATTATTGCCATCGCCGTGGCAGTAAATATTGTGTGGACGGGATTTCAACTGGTGAGGCGCTCGACTCTGGGGTTGATGGATAGAGCTTTGCCGGTTGCCGAGCGGGATGCCATTCAAGCGATATTTGATAAATACAAACAGCAGGGGATTGATTTTCATGCCTTGCGTTCGCGGCAAGCCGGGGCGCGAAAATTTTTAACCGTTCATGTTCTGGTGCCCGGTCGTTGGAGCGTGAAAAAAGGACATGACCTGGTTGAACAGATTGAAGAAGAGATTCGCAAGGTTTTGGTTGATGTGACGATTACCACACACCTGGAACCGATTGAAGACCCGGTTTCATTCAATGACATGGAACTTGATCGGTTGGAAAATGAAGTTTAA
- the secG gene encoding preprotein translocase subunit SecG, translating into MYYILMTLFILSCFVLIIFVLLQPGKSDASAVFGGGASSTAFGPRGTQTVLAKITIAAAIIFFLIAFLFSIPGLFTKRSVSEGVAPEAAAPAPAPTEQPLPLTPQPKTPAAPATQNATTPAGNSSTKPEEKKPEAPKPNSSGKAPDKNKK; encoded by the coding sequence TTGTATTACATTTTAATGACCCTGTTTATTCTTTCGTGTTTCGTACTGATTATCTTTGTGTTGTTGCAACCCGGTAAATCGGACGCTTCAGCGGTGTTTGGCGGAGGTGCCAGTTCAACCGCATTCGGTCCCAGAGGAACACAGACGGTACTTGCGAAAATCACCATTGCCGCGGCGATTATTTTCTTTCTCATCGCGTTCCTATTTTCAATTCCGGGTTTGTTCACCAAGCGTTCGGTCAGCGAAGGTGTAGCGCCCGAAGCCGCCGCACCGGCTCCGGCTCCAACTGAACAACCGCTTCCTCTAACCCCGCAACCTAAAACCCCGGCTGCACCGGCAACTCAAAACGCCACGACACCGGCAGGTAATAGCAGTACCAAACCCGAAGAGAAGAAACCGGAAGCGCCGAAACCGAATAGTTCAGGCAAAGCGCCGGATAAGAATAAAAAGTGA
- the tpiA gene encoding triose-phosphate isomerase: protein MRRPLIAGNWKMFKTIGQSLDFVQAFKPLVNSATHCDIFIAPPFTAIQAVAGKLEGANVGVASQDVAAETGEGAFTGEVSAAMLKDAGATYAIIGHSERRQYYGETDESVNKKIRAAIAAGLKPVVCVGETLLERDAGSAEAVVGRQLSEGLKNLTLEEASLIITAYEPVWAIGTGRTATPETAEQMHAFIRSRVQEMFGNQIAEGMRILYGGSVKPDNIAALMNQPNIDGGLVGGASLESEAFAKIVNYK from the coding sequence ATGCGAAGACCGCTCATTGCCGGAAACTGGAAAATGTTTAAAACCATTGGTCAATCCCTGGATTTCGTTCAGGCATTTAAACCCTTAGTCAATTCGGCGACGCATTGTGATATTTTCATCGCCCCGCCGTTTACTGCCATTCAAGCGGTTGCTGGCAAACTCGAAGGCGCCAATGTTGGCGTCGCCTCGCAGGATGTCGCAGCGGAAACCGGTGAAGGTGCATTTACCGGGGAAGTCTCTGCGGCAATGTTGAAAGACGCCGGAGCCACCTATGCCATCATCGGACATTCGGAACGTCGTCAGTATTATGGCGAGACCGATGAATCGGTAAATAAAAAGATTCGCGCGGCAATCGCTGCCGGGTTAAAACCCGTCGTCTGTGTTGGTGAAACGCTTCTGGAACGCGATGCCGGAAGCGCAGAAGCAGTCGTGGGCAGGCAGTTAAGCGAAGGACTCAAAAACTTGACACTCGAAGAGGCGTCACTTATTATAACCGCTTACGAACCCGTATGGGCTATAGGCACAGGGCGCACTGCCACTCCTGAAACAGCCGAACAGATGCACGCCTTCATCCGTTCCCGTGTTCAAGAGATGTTTGGAAACCAGATCGCCGAAGGGATGCGAATTCTGTACGGTGGCAGCGTCAAGCCTGACAATATCGCGGCGTTGATGAATCAACCGAATATTGATGGCGGCTTGGTCGGCGGCGCGAGTCTTGAGTCTGAGGCGTTTGCAAAAATCGTAAATTACAAGTAG
- a CDS encoding phosphoglycerate kinase: MAKLSISDLELSGKRLLMRVDFNVPLDENRQVTDDTRIRAALPTIQYALDKGARLILASHLGRPKGKVDAKYSLAPAALRLSELLGREVKLAPDSVGDEVKAMVDTLASGEVLMLENVRFHAGEEKNDSEFAKQLAEFADLYVNDAFGTAHRAHASTEGITHFVDKSAAGFLMEKELRYLGQALENPDRPFVVILGGAKVSDKIAVIENLLKSADAILIGGAMAYTFLKSQGIATGRSLVEDDKLDLAKDLLQRANAQGVDLLLPTDNLVVDKAAMDSGAESLASHLCSVQEIKAHEAGLDIGDEAIASFVEKIQGAKTIVWNGPMGMFERQPFDKGTRAIAEAVASSSAITIVGGGDSVAAVSEAGVADRITHISTGGGASLEFLAGDVLPGVAALSEKA; encoded by the coding sequence ATGGCAAAACTATCAATTTCAGATTTGGAACTTTCAGGTAAACGCCTGTTGATGCGCGTCGATTTCAATGTGCCGCTGGATGAAAATCGCCAGGTCACTGATGACACACGTATACGCGCTGCGCTTCCGACGATTCAATACGCGCTCGATAAAGGCGCGCGCTTGATTCTCGCGTCGCATCTCGGACGTCCAAAAGGTAAAGTGGATGCCAAATATTCGCTTGCGCCTGCGGCTCTCAGGCTCAGTGAACTGTTGGGTCGCGAAGTCAAACTTGCGCCGGATTCGGTTGGCGATGAAGTCAAAGCGATGGTTGACACCCTGGCATCGGGCGAAGTCCTGATGCTAGAAAATGTCCGTTTTCATGCGGGTGAAGAGAAAAACGACAGCGAATTTGCCAAACAACTCGCAGAGTTTGCTGACCTCTATGTCAACGATGCCTTTGGCACGGCGCACCGCGCGCATGCTTCGACCGAGGGCATCACCCATTTTGTCGATAAAAGCGCTGCGGGTTTTTTGATGGAAAAAGAGTTGCGCTATTTAGGTCAGGCACTCGAAAACCCTGACCGCCCGTTTGTGGTTATTCTTGGCGGCGCAAAAGTTTCCGATAAGATTGCGGTGATTGAAAACCTGCTCAAATCTGCCGATGCGATTTTAATTGGCGGCGCGATGGCTTATACCTTTTTAAAATCACAAGGCATTGCAACCGGTCGTTCACTGGTCGAAGATGACAAACTCGATTTAGCGAAAGATTTATTGCAACGCGCCAACGCCCAAGGGGTTGATTTGCTGCTGCCGACCGATAACCTCGTGGTCGATAAAGCGGCAATGGATAGCGGCGCAGAATCGCTGGCATCACATCTTTGTTCGGTTCAAGAAATCAAAGCGCATGAAGCGGGGTTGGACATTGGGGATGAAGCCATCGCGAGTTTCGTCGAAAAAATCCAAGGCGCAAAAACCATTGTCTGGAACGGGCCAATGGGCATGTTTGAACGCCAACCTTTCGATAAGGGAACGCGCGCGATTGCTGAGGCAGTGGCATCAAGTTCGGCGATTACCATTGTCGGTGGCGGCGATTCGGTGGCAGCAGTTTCTGAAGCAGGCGTTGCCGACCGCATCACCCATATTTCGACCGGTGGTGGCGCCTCACTCGAATTTTTAGCCGGTGATGTTTTACCGGGAGTCGCCGCGCTCAGTGAGAAAGCATGA
- the gap gene encoding type I glyceraldehyde-3-phosphate dehydrogenase — protein sequence MGIKVGINGFGRIGRNIFRAAMSGGDFDFVAVNDITDTKTLAHLLKYDSVLGNLDADIKAGDGSINVNGDEFKVFSERDPGKIDWGSVGAEIVIESTGLFTKAEDAGKHLRDGVKKVIISAPAKGEDITIVMGVNHDKYNPAEHHIISNASCTTNCLAPVAKVLHDNFKIKKGLMNTIHSYTNDQRLLDLPHKDLRRARAAGLSIIPTTTGAAKAIGLVLPELKGKLDGISLRVPTPNVSVVDLVAEVEKETSKDAINAAMKAAAEGELKGILQYCDEPLVSIDFRANPHSSILDADYTAVMEGTMVKLLSWYDNEWGYSSRVVDLMRYLVEKGL from the coding sequence ATGGGAATTAAAGTTGGAATTAACGGATTTGGCAGAATCGGACGAAACATTTTTCGCGCCGCGATGAGCGGCGGCGATTTCGATTTTGTTGCGGTAAATGACATCACCGATACGAAAACCCTGGCGCATTTACTCAAATATGACTCGGTTTTAGGAAATCTGGATGCGGATATTAAAGCGGGTGACGGTTCGATCAACGTCAATGGCGATGAATTCAAAGTATTTTCCGAACGCGACCCCGGAAAAATCGATTGGGGTTCGGTTGGAGCCGAAATTGTTATCGAATCGACGGGGCTTTTTACCAAAGCCGAAGACGCCGGTAAACATCTTCGCGATGGCGTTAAAAAAGTCATCATTTCGGCACCCGCCAAAGGCGAAGACATTACCATCGTGATGGGCGTCAATCATGACAAATATAATCCTGCGGAACATCACATCATTTCCAACGCCTCGTGCACAACCAATTGTCTGGCGCCGGTTGCCAAAGTCTTACACGACAATTTCAAAATTAAAAAAGGCTTGATGAATACCATTCATTCCTACACCAATGACCAGCGGTTGCTCGACCTGCCGCATAAAGATTTGCGCCGCGCTCGTGCCGCCGGGCTTTCCATCATTCCGACGACCACAGGCGCAGCCAAAGCCATCGGTCTCGTGCTACCCGAACTCAAAGGCAAACTCGATGGCATTTCGCTTCGCGTTCCGACCCCGAATGTTTCGGTAGTCGATCTGGTTGCCGAAGTCGAAAAAGAAACCAGCAAAGACGCGATTAACGCCGCCATGAAAGCCGCCGCCGAAGGCGAATTGAAGGGCATTTTGCAATATTGCGACGAGCCATTGGTCTCGATTGATTTTCGCGCCAATCCGCACTCATCCATCCTTGATGCAGACTACACGGCAGTCATGGAAGGCACGATGGTGAAATTACTGTCGTGGTATGACAATGAGTGGGGTTATTCTTCCCGCGTCGTTGATTTGATGCGTTACCTCGTTGAAAAAGGTTTGTAA
- a CDS encoding GNAT family N-acetyltransferase, producing MTHKIKLRQATASDMESVHQLIVALGYPDISKEKFHEGFNAVINHADSTVFLATDGSEKPLGLMTLSKRPQLRLAGMILCIDELAVLNEARGSGIGSALLDKAKAFAGEIQAVRIELHTNRMRESYRRQFYLKNGFIEANSALMRIDLG from the coding sequence ATGACCCACAAAATAAAGCTTCGACAGGCAACCGCAAGTGATATGGAATCAGTCCATCAATTGATTGTCGCGCTCGGTTACCCGGATATTTCCAAAGAAAAATTTCATGAGGGGTTCAACGCAGTAATCAATCACGCGGATTCGACCGTTTTCCTGGCTACTGATGGTTCGGAAAAACCGCTTGGCTTGATGACCCTCTCAAAACGTCCACAACTCCGGCTTGCCGGAATGATTTTATGCATAGATGAACTTGCGGTTCTGAATGAAGCCAGAGGCTCAGGCATCGGAAGCGCGCTTTTAGATAAAGCCAAAGCGTTTGCCGGAGAAATTCAGGCGGTCAGAATCGAACTGCATACCAATCGAATGCGGGAAAGTTACCGGCGACAATTTTATCTGAAAAACGGCTTTATCGAAGCCAATTCCGCGTTGATGCGAATTGACCTCGGTTGA
- a CDS encoding PhzF family phenazine biosynthesis protein — protein MSSKNFIIADVFTEKPFGGNQLAVFTDGSGLDTEVMQTIAREMNYSETTFLLPPEKGGDFRVRIFTPASELPFAGHPIVGTGYAIVSEGLKAVEDGLTTVRLETGVGELVVKVTTLNLAAKQLGDSTMTQPLPEVKSRWTDLPRLAKALSLDAADIESTQLPVEVIYNGIPVMIIPLASLAALQKIKVDTGALEAISREAGAITVMVFCRETAMPTSTVHCRVFVPVEGIAEDPATGSANGPLGFYCVRHRLVEWQPTTKIISEQGFEMKRPSLINIELDLEPATGEVMNIRVGGGVVISGKGEIFI, from the coding sequence ATGAGCAGTAAAAATTTCATCATTGCTGATGTGTTTACCGAAAAACCGTTCGGCGGCAATCAACTCGCGGTATTTACGGATGGTTCGGGATTGGATACGGAGGTCATGCAGACCATCGCCCGCGAGATGAATTATTCGGAAACCACCTTTTTGCTTCCCCCGGAAAAAGGCGGCGATTTTCGCGTGCGGATTTTTACCCCCGCCAGTGAATTGCCGTTTGCCGGTCATCCCATCGTCGGAACCGGCTATGCAATCGTTTCCGAAGGGTTGAAAGCCGTCGAAGATGGCTTAACCACGGTTCGCCTCGAAACCGGAGTGGGTGAACTCGTGGTTAAAGTTACCACTTTAAATTTGGCAGCCAAACAACTCGGTGATTCGACCATGACCCAACCGCTCCCCGAAGTGAAATCGCGCTGGACGGATTTACCCAGACTTGCAAAAGCCTTGTCGCTGGACGCGGCAGATATCGAATCCACGCAATTGCCGGTTGAGGTCATTTATAACGGCATTCCGGTGATGATTATCCCTCTGGCTTCGCTGGCAGCCTTGCAAAAAATCAAAGTCGATACCGGCGCGCTTGAAGCCATCAGCCGTGAAGCGGGGGCGATTACCGTGATGGTGTTTTGCCGGGAAACAGCTATGCCGACGAGCACGGTGCATTGCCGAGTATTCGTCCCCGTCGAAGGCATTGCCGAAGACCCCGCCACAGGTTCCGCAAACGGACCCCTGGGGTTTTATTGCGTTCGCCATCGGTTGGTTGAATGGCAACCGACAACCAAAATTATCAGCGAACAGGGGTTTGAAATGAAGCGTCCAAGCCTTATCAACATTGAACTTGACCTGGAACCGGCAACCGGCGAGGTGATGAACATTCGCGTTGGAGGTGGAGTTGTGATTTCCGGAAAAGGCGAAATTTTCATATAA
- a CDS encoding PLP-dependent aminotransferase family protein: MINKPAPATGALLSLPLTQTASYRFARRMSKIGVSAVREILKVTEQPDIISFAGGLPAPELFPVEVIADAHAAVFRESGAQAMQYSTTEGWMPLRQWIARRQESRGIHSDAGRILITTGSQQGIDLVAKMFINPGDKIIVENPTYLAAIQVFNAYEAEFVTVESDDDGMRVDEVGQAIIEHHPKFIYIVTDFHNPKGTSLTLERRKQLIEISRRFRIPILEDNPYGELRYRGELIPSLASLDKDGLVIYLSTFSKTLSPGMRIGWVSAPEEIFQELVVCKQSVDLHTCTIEQRAAAKALEIFDYEAHIKNLRQVYGERCLTMIHAIEKYFPAETQWTRPEGGLFLWLEFPETLDVKALFRDALAEKVAFVPGAPFFAVEARQHFARLNFSNSKPAMIEEGIRRLGQVIKKQLS, from the coding sequence TTGATAAACAAACCCGCACCCGCAACCGGCGCGCTCTTATCTCTGCCGCTCACTCAGACAGCCTCTTATCGATTCGCTCGTCGCATGTCCAAAATCGGCGTATCGGCGGTTCGTGAAATTTTAAAAGTTACCGAACAACCCGACATCATCTCTTTCGCCGGGGGACTTCCCGCCCCGGAATTATTTCCCGTCGAAGTCATCGCCGATGCGCACGCTGCAGTGTTTCGCGAAAGCGGCGCTCAGGCAATGCAATATAGCACGACAGAGGGCTGGATGCCGCTGCGTCAATGGATTGCCCGACGTCAGGAATCGAGAGGAATCCATTCAGACGCCGGAAGAATCCTCATCACCACAGGGTCGCAGCAAGGTATTGACCTGGTTGCCAAAATGTTTATCAATCCCGGCGATAAAATCATCGTGGAAAACCCGACCTATCTTGCTGCGATTCAGGTCTTCAATGCTTATGAAGCTGAATTCGTTACCGTTGAAAGTGACGATGACGGCATGCGCGTCGATGAAGTCGGACAGGCGATTATCGAACATCATCCGAAATTCATTTATATTGTCACCGATTTTCATAATCCCAAAGGAACTTCGCTAACCCTTGAACGCCGCAAACAATTGATTGAAATATCGCGACGTTTTCGCATCCCGATTTTGGAAGACAACCCCTATGGTGAATTGCGTTATCGCGGAGAGTTGATTCCGTCACTGGCATCACTCGATAAAGACGGGCTGGTGATTTATCTCAGTACCTTTTCAAAAACCCTGAGTCCCGGAATGCGCATCGGTTGGGTTTCGGCTCCCGAAGAAATTTTTCAGGAACTGGTGGTTTGTAAACAGTCTGTCGATTTGCATACCTGCACCATCGAACAACGCGCAGCGGCAAAGGCTTTGGAAATTTTTGATTATGAAGCGCACATCAAAAATTTACGTCAGGTTTATGGTGAACGATGTTTAACCATGATTCACGCGATTGAAAAATATTTCCCAGCCGAAACCCAATGGACACGACCCGAAGGCGGGCTGTTTTTGTGGTTGGAATTTCCTGAAACTCTCGATGTCAAAGCGCTATTTCGCGATGCCCTCGCTGAAAAAGTCGCTTTTGTACCCGGCGCGCCATTTTTTGCGGTCGAAGCGCGCCAGCATTTCGCCCGTTTGAACTTTTCCAACAGCAAACCTGCAATGATTGAGGAAGGCATTCGCCGACTCGGGCAAGTCATTAAAAAGCAACTTTCGTGA
- a CDS encoding Lrp/AsnC family transcriptional regulator yields the protein MSLNSIDYKILEILQKDARITQSELAAAVGLSQPAVADRMRKLEQDGVILQYAARIDARKLGKDITAFIGVGIDHPKHNKNFARKIMGLSEVLECHHVTGQDSYLLKVKIENTEKLDELISEHIRTIPGVTRTHTAIVMSSVKECSYIATPEKNSQPVQRNPKRSK from the coding sequence ATGTCATTGAATTCTATAGATTATAAGATACTGGAAATTCTTCAAAAAGATGCGCGCATTACCCAATCCGAACTCGCCGCGGCGGTCGGATTATCACAACCGGCGGTTGCCGACCGCATGCGAAAACTCGAACAGGACGGGGTCATCCTGCAATATGCCGCCCGCATCGATGCGCGTAAATTAGGCAAAGACATCACTGCCTTTATCGGTGTCGGCATCGACCATCCCAAACACAATAAAAATTTTGCCCGCAAAATCATGGGCTTATCCGAAGTCCTGGAATGCCACCACGTCACCGGTCAGGATTCCTATTTATTAAAAGTCAAAATTGAAAATACCGAAAAGCTGGATGAATTAATTTCCGAACATATTCGCACCATCCCTGGGGTCACGCGAACTCACACGGCAATTGTTATGTCTTCGGTTAAAGAGTGTTCATACATCGCAACACCGGAAAAAAATTCACAGCCTGTACAGCGCAACCCAAAACGAAGTAAATAG
- the truA gene encoding tRNA pseudouridine(38-40) synthase TruA, with protein sequence MPTWKLTIEYEGTRYHGWQEQKNARTIAGEIRRAAEDFFKAPVELSGAGRTDAGVHALGQVARLRAAKMLRPLELIRVLNDRLPSDINILSVEEARHNFHPRHDAVLRFYLYQISRRRSAFAKKYVWWIKDSLDIEKMQQAACLVSGRHDFVAFSDKREEEKSTIVVVEGCELKVAGDLIVLRIGASHFLWKMVRRIVGALAAVGRGNLAVEQFSALLDSRREAAKQIFDIAANTAPPSGLFLEKITYTEKDKPLPIKPTLNL encoded by the coding sequence ATGCCGACCTGGAAACTGACAATTGAATATGAAGGGACGCGCTATCACGGATGGCAGGAGCAAAAAAATGCCCGCACCATTGCCGGCGAAATTCGTCGTGCCGCTGAAGATTTTTTCAAAGCGCCGGTTGAATTGAGTGGCGCCGGAAGAACCGATGCGGGGGTTCACGCGCTGGGGCAGGTGGCGCGATTGCGCGCCGCAAAAATGCTGCGCCCGCTTGAATTAATTCGGGTATTGAATGACCGGTTGCCTTCTGACATCAATATTTTATCCGTCGAAGAAGCGCGTCATAATTTTCACCCGCGTCACGATGCGGTATTGAGATTTTACCTTTATCAAATATCGCGGCGGCGGTCGGCGTTTGCCAAAAAATATGTCTGGTGGATTAAAGATTCTCTGGATATTGAGAAAATGCAGCAAGCCGCCTGCTTGGTATCAGGTCGCCATGATTTTGTGGCATTCAGTGATAAACGCGAAGAAGAGAAAAGCACCATCGTAGTTGTCGAAGGTTGCGAACTGAAAGTGGCAGGCGATTTAATCGTCTTGAGAATTGGCGCGTCACACTTTTTATGGAAGATGGTCAGGCGCATCGTCGGCGCTTTGGCTGCCGTTGGGCGCGGCAATTTAGCGGTTGAGCAATTTAGCGCCTTGTTGGATTCACGCCGGGAAGCGGCAAAGCAGATTTTCGATATTGCGGCAAACACGGCTCCGCCATCGGGTCTCTTTTTAGAAAAAATCACTTACACGGAAAAAGATAAACCCCTTCCCATCAAACCGACATTGAATCTGTAA
- a CDS encoding DedA family protein, whose amino-acid sequence MELIKSLIDLFLHLDKHLNEIIRDYGVWTYLILFLVIFCETGLVVTPFLPGDSLLFAAGALAATEGSPLSVWLLFFLLCIAAVIGDTVNYWIGAKIGPKVFTQEKSRFFKKEHLLRTQKFYEKYGGKTIIIARFIPIVRTFAPFVAGIGTMNYFKFISYNVIGGILWVSICLFLGYFFGNIPIVKKNFSLVILAIVFISVLPAVFEIIRSRFKPAASVAD is encoded by the coding sequence ATGGAATTAATCAAGTCACTGATTGATCTTTTTTTACACCTTGATAAACACTTGAATGAAATTATTCGTGACTACGGTGTATGGACTTATCTGATTCTTTTCCTCGTCATTTTTTGCGAAACCGGACTGGTGGTCACGCCGTTCCTGCCCGGTGATTCGTTGCTCTTTGCCGCCGGCGCTCTGGCTGCAACTGAGGGCAGCCCGCTCAGTGTCTGGTTATTATTTTTCCTTTTATGCATCGCTGCGGTTATCGGCGATACGGTGAATTATTGGATTGGCGCAAAAATCGGTCCCAAAGTTTTCACTCAGGAAAAATCGCGATTTTTCAAGAAAGAGCATCTCCTTCGCACGCAAAAATTTTATGAAAAATATGGCGGCAAAACGATCATCATTGCCCGCTTCATTCCCATCGTTCGCACCTTCGCGCCGTTTGTTGCCGGTATCGGCACCATGAACTATTTCAAATTTATCAGCTATAACGTCATCGGCGGTATCCTGTGGGTCAGCATCTGCCTGTTTCTCGGATATTTCTTCGGCAATATCCCCATCGTGAAAAAGAATTTTTCTCTGGTGATTCTGGCAATCGTGTTTATCTCTGTGCTTCCGGCAGTCTTTGAAATTATTCGCAGCCGGTTTAAACCAGCCGCATCGGTTGCCGATTAA
- a CDS encoding protein-L-isoaspartate(D-aspartate) O-methyltransferase, translating into MRPIFDTPTANLYKSQREKMVELLRQRDIRDERVLKAMMDVPRHLFVSEALAANAYGDHALPIGEMQTISQPYMVARMTELLEVNKNSTVLEIGAGSGYQTAVLSQLAGRIFALERIGELARIGLANIRKLGCYNATIKNLDGTIGWAEYAPYDAILVAAGGPDIPQPLLEQLAPGGRLVIPVGNDKNQRLIRVIKTETDIHYEDLGACVFVKLIGKHGWSS; encoded by the coding sequence ATGAGACCGATTTTCGACACCCCAACCGCAAACCTTTATAAAAGCCAACGCGAAAAGATGGTCGAGTTATTGCGTCAACGCGACATTCGTGATGAACGCGTCTTGAAAGCCATGATGGATGTCCCAAGACACCTCTTCGTTTCCGAAGCGCTCGCCGCCAATGCCTACGGCGACCATGCCTTGCCCATCGGTGAAATGCAAACCATCTCTCAACCCTACATGGTTGCGCGCATGACCGAACTGCTTGAAGTCAATAAAAATTCGACGGTATTGGAAATCGGCGCGGGTTCCGGTTATCAAACCGCTGTGCTGTCACAGCTCGCCGGAAGAATTTTTGCGCTTGAACGAATCGGCGAGCTTGCCAGAATCGGACTCGCCAATATCCGCAAACTCGGGTGTTATAACGCCACCATAAAAAATCTCGATGGCACAATCGGGTGGGCTGAATACGCGCCTTATGATGCGATACTGGTAGCCGCCGGAGGCCCGGATATTCCGCAACCGCTGCTTGAACAACTCGCGCCCGGTGGTCGGTTGGTGATTCCGGTTGGCAACGATAAAAATCAACGGTTAATCCGTGTGATAAAAACCGAAACCGATATACACTATGAAGACCTGGGCGCTTGCGTGTTCGTTAAATTAATCGGTAAACATGGCTGGTCGTCATAA
- the surE gene encoding 5'/3'-nucleotidase SurE — protein MPKILVTNDDGIHSEGIIALANALAEVAEIVVVAPAHEMSAASRSLTLTRPLRIDKIDERHFAVDGTPTDCVTLAMNKILIDNPPDMVFSGINKGGNLGDDVTYSGTVAGALEGSMYGLPSVALSLIGRGEFNFKYAANLAADLAGLILKSGLPLGTLLNVNIPPGEINGIRYSRQGAKTLRPTIVEGTDPRKRSYYWIGEETPTWNDEHGTDYEAARQGLVSITPLRNDLTDYRILEELKNGLWDVAPKEHLK, from the coding sequence ATGCCGAAAATATTAGTTACTAATGATGATGGAATTCATTCGGAGGGGATTATCGCTTTGGCAAATGCGTTAGCCGAAGTTGCTGAAATCGTAGTTGTCGCGCCCGCGCATGAAATGAGCGCGGCTTCGCGCTCACTCACCCTGACGCGCCCCCTGCGCATTGATAAAATTGATGAGCGCCATTTTGCGGTTGATGGCACGCCGACCGATTGCGTCACCCTGGCGATGAATAAAATCCTGATCGACAACCCGCCGGATATGGTCTTTTCGGGAATCAACAAAGGCGGCAACCTCGGTGATGATGTCACCTATTCGGGAACCGTTGCAGGCGCGCTGGAAGGCTCGATGTACGGATTGCCGAGCGTCGCCCTCAGTTTAATCGGGCGCGGCGAATTCAATTTTAAATACGCAGCAAACTTAGCCGCAGACCTCGCCGGTTTAATACTAAAGAGCGGATTGCCGCTTGGCACTTTACTCAATGTCAACATTCCGCCGGGCGAAATTAACGGCATCCGATATTCACGACAAGGCGCAAAAACCCTGCGTCCCACCATTGTCGAAGGCACTGACCCGCGCAAACGCTCTTATTATTGGATTGGCGAAGAGACCCCCACCTGGAACGACGAACATGGAACCGATTATGAAGCTGCACGACAGGGACTGGTTTCGATTACGCCGCTTCGCAATGATTTAACCGATTACCGAATTCTTGAGGAACTTAAAAACGGGTTATGGGATGTAGCCCCGAAAGAACATTTGAAATGA